The following are from one region of the Ignavibacteriales bacterium genome:
- a CDS encoding cellulase family glycosylhydrolase, translating to MKKNILILSMITALMLSINIAGAQHDKKQKNLFDWINNSDPEHQPVNNPNAKKLPLIKVKGNKFVNSLGDTMLFRGVAIADPDKIEQEGQWNKNLFVKAKEFGATLIRLPVHPVSWRMRTPVKYLQLLDQAVAWSTELGMYVIIDWHCIGNLGMELFQNPEYITTRQETYEFWRTIALHFKGNNTVAFYELFNEPTLFHGQLGSMSWSEWKKINENMIHLIRAYDDERIPLVAGFDWAYDLTPLHIEPIDAEGIGYVTHPYPYKRSKPYVPKWEEDFGFAAERYPVIATEFSFGLGNLGIADNGEYGKEIIFYLEGKGMSWVCWVFDPLWTPNLLQSWDTFKLTESGKFFEQALSKNIEAKK from the coding sequence ATGAAGAAAAATATTCTAATTCTATCTATGATCACTGCATTGATGCTTTCGATCAACATTGCCGGTGCGCAACACGACAAGAAGCAAAAGAATCTATTTGATTGGATCAATAATTCTGATCCGGAACATCAACCTGTCAACAATCCGAATGCAAAAAAACTCCCTCTGATAAAAGTAAAAGGGAACAAATTTGTCAATTCTCTGGGAGATACCATGCTCTTTCGAGGAGTGGCAATTGCCGATCCGGATAAGATCGAACAGGAGGGACAGTGGAATAAAAATTTGTTTGTTAAGGCAAAAGAGTTCGGGGCAACACTGATTCGTCTTCCCGTCCATCCTGTTTCATGGCGTATGCGCACACCTGTAAAATATCTTCAACTTCTTGACCAGGCGGTTGCTTGGAGCACGGAACTTGGAATGTATGTCATCATCGATTGGCATTGTATCGGCAACCTCGGGATGGAATTGTTCCAAAATCCGGAATACATCACCACGCGTCAGGAGACCTACGAATTTTGGCGCACCATCGCCCTGCATTTCAAAGGCAATAACACGGTAGCATTCTACGAACTGTTCAATGAACCGACACTCTTTCATGGACAGCTCGGCAGTATGTCGTGGAGTGAATGGAAAAAGATCAATGAGAATATGATTCACCTTATTCGCGCCTATGACGATGAACGGATTCCGCTCGTTGCTGGTTTTGATTGGGCGTATGATCTTACACCGCTTCATATAGAACCCATCGACGCAGAGGGTATTGGATATGTCACACATCCGTATCCCTATAAAAGAAGTAAGCCGTACGTTCCAAAATGGGAAGAGGATTTTGGATTTGCAGCAGAACGTTATCCGGTGATTGCGACAGAATTTAGCTTCGGCCTTGGCAATCTTGGTATCGCCGATAATGGTGAATATGGGAAAGAAATTATTTTTTATCTCGAAGGCAAAGGAATGAGCTGGGTGTGCTGGGTCTTTGATCCGTTGTGGACGCCAAATTTATTGCAATCGTGGGATACATTCAAGTTGACCGAAAGCGGAAAATTTTTCGAGCAGGCACTTTCTAAAAATATCGAGGCGAAGAAATAA
- a CDS encoding RNA polymerase sigma-70 factor, which translates to MRSHILINDEELFQRIKSNDAQALKILFERHYSALCHFACKFVKNATLAEEAVSDVFLNIWLKKEKIELSTNLKMYLYTAVKNQSLNYLKKNKIHLEGIETVVKENITSDLRADKFIVYEESKNAIDNLLQQLPEKRRIIFSMNRFDGLSYKEIAEILSISIHTVQNQMVAAVKFLIDQKPRYQ; encoded by the coding sequence ATGCGAAGCCATATATTAATAAATGATGAGGAATTGTTTCAACGCATCAAGAGTAATGATGCGCAGGCGTTAAAAATTCTATTCGAAAGACATTATTCTGCATTATGTCACTTCGCGTGCAAATTTGTTAAGAATGCAACTCTTGCTGAAGAAGCTGTTTCGGATGTGTTTCTCAATATATGGCTCAAGAAGGAAAAGATTGAATTATCAACCAACCTGAAAATGTACCTGTACACTGCAGTGAAGAACCAATCGTTAAACTATCTCAAGAAAAACAAAATTCATTTAGAGGGCATCGAAACTGTCGTTAAGGAAAATATAACATCCGATTTGCGTGCAGACAAATTCATTGTCTACGAAGAATCGAAAAATGCCATTGACAATTTACTTCAACAACTGCCGGAGAAAAGACGAATTATTTTCAGTATGAATCGCTTCGATGGTTTGAGCTATAAAGAAATTGCAGAGATTCTCTCAATTTCCATCCATACCGTACAAAACCAAATGGTAGCTGCCGTCAAATTTTTAATAGATCAAAAACCGCGTTATCAATAA